The Acidimicrobiales bacterium genome window below encodes:
- the gcvT gene encoding glycine cleavage system aminomethyltransferase GcvT → MAPAEPASTSADAPSPAGGAAGQPLHRSPLHDAHVALGAKLVPFGGWLMPLVYAGGTIAEHTACRRDAVAFDVSHLGTVHVAGSAAFELLQHELSNDLRKVAPGRAQYTHLLDDADGSVLDDIIVWWVADGAFDVMPNASNTDRVRAAVGGEDTTAGRAVVAVQGPSARRRLGSVAPDAAAVPRFGVTHFSWGGVECVAAGTGYTGEDGVECAVPAAAAPRFWHEVLGAGILPAGLGARDTLRLEAGLPLHGHELGPGITPLQAGLGWVVGWDKGDFRGRRALEAERATGPRRLLRGLVTDGRRPPRQGAAVLQGTAPVGAVTSGNFSPVLGRGIALALLDTAGAVTEGDDVDLDVRGRRIPARVTALPFVRAGEVAAGAEAAS, encoded by the coding sequence GTGGCGCCTGCAGAACCGGCTTCGACCTCGGCCGACGCGCCCTCGCCGGCCGGCGGTGCGGCCGGGCAACCGCTGCACCGGTCGCCGCTGCACGACGCCCACGTGGCACTGGGGGCGAAGCTCGTGCCCTTCGGGGGATGGCTGATGCCGCTCGTCTACGCCGGCGGAACCATCGCCGAGCACACGGCGTGCCGACGCGACGCCGTGGCCTTCGACGTCAGCCATCTGGGCACGGTGCACGTCGCAGGGTCGGCGGCCTTCGAGCTCTTGCAGCACGAGCTCAGCAACGACCTTCGCAAGGTGGCACCGGGCCGCGCCCAGTACACCCACCTCCTCGACGACGCCGACGGCTCGGTGCTCGACGACATCATCGTGTGGTGGGTGGCCGACGGCGCCTTCGACGTGATGCCCAACGCCTCGAACACGGACCGGGTGCGCGCTGCCGTCGGGGGCGAGGACACCACCGCCGGTCGCGCCGTCGTCGCCGTGCAGGGGCCGTCGGCCCGCCGGCGGCTCGGGTCGGTGGCACCCGACGCCGCCGCCGTGCCCAGGTTCGGCGTGACGCACTTTTCGTGGGGCGGTGTCGAGTGCGTCGCCGCCGGTACCGGCTACACGGGCGAAGACGGCGTGGAGTGCGCCGTGCCCGCCGCAGCGGCGCCGCGCTTCTGGCACGAGGTCCTCGGCGCCGGCATCCTCCCCGCCGGCCTCGGGGCGCGCGACACGTTGCGGCTCGAAGCCGGCCTGCCCCTGCACGGCCACGAACTCGGGCCCGGCATCACGCCCCTGCAGGCCGGCCTGGGCTGGGTGGTCGGGTGGGACAAGGGCGACTTCCGCGGCCGGCGCGCCCTCGAGGCCGAGCGCGCCACCGGGCCCCGCCGGCTGCTGCGGGGCCTCGTCACCGACGGGCGCCGGCCGCCGCGCCAAGGGGCCGCCGTGCTGCAGGGGACCGCACCGGTCGGTGCGGTCACGAGCGGGAACTTCTCGCCGGTGCTCGGCCGCGGCATCGCCCTGGCTCTCCTCGACACCGCCGGCGCCGTCACCGAGGGGGACGACGTCGACCTCGACGTACGCGGCCGCCGGATCCCCGCCCGGGTCACCGCCCTGCCCTTCGTCCGGGCCGGCGAGGTGGCGGCCGGCGCCGAGGCCGCGTCATGA
- a CDS encoding MerR family transcriptional regulator has product MAHRASQAAQLPGMSEPMHDVDGFRGPQVCALVGISYRQLDYWARTGLLRPSIADARGSGTQRRYAYTDVVELKVIKQLLDAGISLQRARRAVECLRGGLGADLASANLVLVGTDSVLAHSDGEVVDLLKGGQGVLNIVPLSGVLEELDAAILRIDRPDAGAPPAARSVAAVREARG; this is encoded by the coding sequence ATGGCTCACCGCGCGTCGCAGGCCGCCCAACTGCCGGGCATGTCCGAGCCGATGCACGACGTGGACGGATTCCGCGGGCCGCAGGTGTGCGCGCTCGTCGGCATCTCCTATCGTCAGCTCGACTACTGGGCACGTACCGGTCTGCTGCGCCCGTCGATCGCCGACGCGCGGGGGAGCGGCACGCAGCGCCGCTACGCCTACACCGACGTCGTCGAGCTGAAGGTGATCAAGCAGTTGCTCGACGCCGGCATCTCGCTCCAGCGGGCTCGGCGCGCCGTGGAGTGCCTGCGCGGCGGGCTGGGTGCCGACCTGGCGTCTGCCAACCTCGTCCTCGTCGGCACGGACTCGGTACTGGCGCACAGCGACGGTGAGGTCGTCGACCTGCTGAAAGGCGGGCAGGGCGTCCTCAACATCGTCCCGCTCTCCGGTGTGCTCGAGGAGCTCGACGCCGCCATCCTGCGGATCGACCGACCCGACGCCGGGGCGCCACCCGCGGCCCGCTCGGTGGCGGCCGTCCGGGAGGCACGAGGCTGA